The Pseudonocardia broussonetiae DNA segment CGACGTCCAGTGGCGCCCGGTCGACCAGGCGACGCTGCTGTCGGAGGGCGCCACCAAGTTCGAGCCGCCGGGCGTCACCGACGACGAGCAGCGGCGCACCGGCCAGCTCGCGATCACCGGGCTGCTCGCGCCCACCACGTCCGGCGGCGACATCGTCACCTCGGTGTTCCCCGACCTGCGCGACCCCGAGGTCGCGATCGACGTGCTGCGCGGCGACCTCGGCCTCGACGACGGGCGCGGGCAGTCGATCTTCGAGGTCGACCAGAGGCAGGTGGAGTCGGGCGAGCTCGTCCGGGTGGCGCGCCAGAACCTCGTGCCCGGCCAGAGCCTCACCCTCGACGACGGCACGACGGTGCGCTTCGACGGCGTGCGCAAGTGGGTCAACCTGCAGATCAGCCACGACCCGGGCCAGGTGTGGGTGCTGGTCTTCGCCGTCACGATGCTGGTCGGCCTCGCGGCCTCGCTCGGGGTGCGGCGCCGCCGCTTCTGGGCCAGGCTCACCCCGTCCGACGGGCCCGGCCGTACCGTGGTGGAGCTCGGTGGGCTCGCCCGCACCGACCGCGCCGGGTACGGCGAGGAGTTCGACCGCCTGCGGGCGGACCTGCTGCGAACCGAAGTGGAGAAGGACGCCTGATGCTCGCCCTCTACAGCGACCGCCTGTTCATGGCCGCCGTCGGTGTGTACGTGCTGGCGATGGTGCTGCACGCCGCCGAGTTCGCGGCCGCCCGCTCGGCGAAGCCCGTGCTGGTCGGCGCCGGCGGTCCGGACGGCGACGGGCGGCCCGTCGAGGAGGCCCGCCCGCGCGGCGAGCGCTTCGCCCGCATGGCCGTCTCGCTCACGGTGCTGGGCGCGCTGCTGCACCTCGGCTCGATCGTCACGCGCGGCGTCGCGGCCGAGCGGTGGCCGCTGGGCAACATGTACGAGTTCACGTCCGCGATCTGCCTGGCCGCGGTCGTCGGCTGGCTGGTGATGCTGCGCCGCTCGCCCGTCACGCGGGCCGTCGGGCCGTTCGTGCTGCTGCCCGTCGTCGTCCTGCTGTTCCTGGCCGGCACCGTGCTCTACGCGCAGGCCGCGCCCGTCGTGCCCGCGCTGCAGTCCTACTGGCTCGTCATCCACGTCACGACGATCACGATCTCGTCGGGCCTGCTGCTGGTGCCCGGCGTCGCGAGCATCCTGTTCCTGCTGCGCGGCTCGGGCCGCCTGGGCGGGCGCCTGGCCGAGCGGCTGCCGTCGTCGGACGTGCTCGACCGCCTCGCCTACCGCACCACGATCATCGCCTTCCCGCTGTTCACGTTCGCGGTCATCGCGGGCGCGATCTGGGCCGAGGCGGCCTGGGGCCGGTTCTGGGGCTGGGACCCCAAGGAGACCGTCGCGTTCGTCTCCTGGGTGATCTACGCGGCCTACCTGCACGCCCGGGCCACCGCCGGGTGGCGCGCGGCCCGCGCGGCCTGGATCAACGTGGCCGGCTTCGCGACCGTGCTCTTCAACCTCTTCTTCATCAACATGGTGGTGGCGGGCCTGCACTCCTACGCGGGTCTGGGCTGAGCGGACGGGACGAGGCGAGGGCCACCCGTACGCGCCTCGACCACGGGCGACGACGCGACTACCGTCGGCGTCCGTGACAGGGTTCAACGGTCGGTACGACGGGTTCGACGGGAAGCGTTGATGACGGAGCGTGATTCCGAGGGCGACGGGGACTACCCCGACGGCTCGGTGGGCCGCTATGTCCGCGAGCAGTGGGGCGCCGCCCCGACCCCCCGCAAGACGAGGCCCTACGTGGCGCCGGTGCGGCACCCGGAGCCCGCGGAGGAGCCGGCGCCGGAGCCCGGTGGGGAGGCGCCCGCGGGTGACGCGTCGCTGCCGCTGCGGCCGTCCGCGCCGCCCCCGGCGCCGTCGAGCCGGCTCGACGAGCTGAGCGGGCACGACGACGTCGACGCCTGGGCCGAGCGCGGCCGGGCCGCCGCGCACCGCGCCCCGGCCGCCCCCACCGACGCCCCGCCGCGTCGCGCACCCGACGTGCCGGACCCCCGCACGGCCGACCCGCACCCCGCCCCGGAGCGCGCGGCGGGCCCGCCGCCCCCGCGCCCGCCGCGGCCCCCGTTCGGCGCCGGGCCGTCGGGATCCGTGCCGTCGGGATCGGTGCCGTCGGGATCCGGGCCGTCGGGATCCGTACCGTCGGGAGCCGTGCCGTCGGGATCGGTGCCGCCCGCGTCCGCCCCGGTGCCCGCCCCGTCGGTCAACGGGTCCGCGCCCGCCGACCCCGGTCCGCGCACCCCGCCGCGCGGCGCCCCGCGCTGGACCGACCCGGGCGCCGTCGCCGCCCAGGAGGCCCAGCAGGCGCGCAACCCCGGGCAGCCCGACCTGTCGTCGGCGCGGCTGCTGCGCCCGACCAAGCGGCCGCCGCAGTCGGGCTGGCGCCGGCTCGTCTACGTGCTGTCCGGGCGCCTGTTCAACCCGGGGGAGAGCCCGGCCGACGTGCGGCGCCGCGAGCTCACCGTGCGCATCAACCAGCCGCTGCTGGGCTGCTACAAGATCGGCGTGCTCAGCCTCAAGGGCGGCGTCGGCAAGACCACGATGACGGCCACGCTGGGCGCCACGTTCGCGTCGCTGCGCGGCGACCGCGTGGTGGCCGTCGACGCCAACCCCGACCGCGGCACGCTGAGCCAGAAGATCCCGCTGGAGACCAGCGCCACCGTGCGCAACCTGCTGCGCGACGCCCAGCGCGTCCGCCGCTACACCGACGTGCGGGCCTACACCTCGCAGGGCGCGTCGCGGCTCGAGGTGCTGGCCAGCGAGCAGGACCCGGCGGTGTCGGAGGCGTTCAGCGAGGACGACTACCGGCGCACGGTCAACCTGCTCGAGCACTTCTACAACATCGTGCTCACCGACTGCGGCACCGGACTCATGCACTCGGCCATGTACGGCGTGCTGGGCGTGGCCGACCAGCTGATCATCGTGTCGTCGAGCTCGATCGACGGGGCGCGCAGCGCGTCGGCCACGATGGACTGGCTCGACGCGCACGGCCACGGCGACCTCGTGCGCAACGCGGTGGCCGTGGTGAACAGCGTGAGCCGCTCGTCGGGCGGCGTCGACCTGGACCGGGTGGCGGAGCACTTCGCGGCCCGGTGCCGCGCGGTCGTGCGGATCCCCTTCGACGCGCACCTGCAGGAGGGGGCGGAGGTCGATCTGGACCGGCTGGAGCCGGCCACGAGGCTGGCGCTGCTGGAACTGGCCGCGGCCGTGGCCGACGCGTTCGCGTCGGCCCACAGCAGCGGCTCGTGACTCCTGTCGGGGCTCTCCTCGGGGACTCTCCTCGGGGGGCGCCGGTCAGCCGGCCGGCGGCTCGTCCCGGCGCTTGACGCGCTCGTCGAGCTGACGCAGGAAGTCGGGATCGTCGTCCGGGCCGCTCACGCGCGGGCGGGCCGGGCCGGGAGCGGGACGCTCGCCCTGCGGGAGGGCGTCACCGTTCGCGGTGCCCATCGCCTTCCAGAGCACCAGAGCGATGATCGCCGCGCCGACGAACGCGATGAGAAACAGCATGTGCACCACCTCCGCCGTCGAGGTTAGCGGAGGTGGTGCTACGTCGGGGTGAACCCGTGCGGCCGAGCGCTCAGCCGTGCGCGGGCGGCAGCGTGGCCTCGCTGGTGAGGTCGGCGAGCAGGCCGCGGACCTCGGACTCGCGGAAGCGGCGGTGCCCGCCGGGGGTGCGGATGGAGCCGATGCGGCCCGCGGACGCCCAGCGCGTGACCGTCTTGGGGTCGACGCGGAAGAGCCCGGCGACCTCGCCGGGCGTGAGGAGCCGCTCGTCGCTGCTCGAGGGTGCTGCCATGGTGCGCCTCCAGGTGGTGTCCTGGTCCATCGTGACACTCGGGACCCCGGGTACTCGAACGGTTGTCCGGAGGTAAAGGGCGCCTAAAGGACGAAACGGACGAGTGTCGACCGTCCCGGGCGGGTCGTACGCTGGAGCCATGACGTCTCCCTCGGCCCCGGGCCTCCTGCCCACCGTCGGGCTCTACGCGCTCGCGCGGCTCGGGCTCGTCGCCCTCGTCGCCGTGCTGCTGGTGCTCGCGGGGGTGCCGGTCGTCGTCTCCGTGCTCGTCGCGCTGATCGTCGCGCTGCCGCTGTCGATGGTGCTGTTCCGCGGGCTGCGCTCGCGGCTGGACGCGGCGCTGGCGGAGTCCTCGCGCAGGCGGTCGGTGGAGCGCGAGGCGCTGCGGTCGCGGCTGCGCGGGGAGTGAGCGCAGGGACGTCGAGCCCGGGGCCCGGACGGGTCCGGGCTAGACGAGCGCGGTGACGGCCGCGCCCACCGCCGTGAGCACCGACCACGCGAGCAGGAGCACCCCGGTGGCGCCCAGCACGCGGACGAGCGCGCGCCCGTCGGCACCGCCGAGGACCTGGCGCGCCGGCGGCACCGCGAGCGGCAGGGCCAGCAGCGCGAGCAGCATCGGCCAGCCCCGCAGCCCGGCCAGCGCGGACAGCAGGAACGGGATCGCCACCAGCGCGACGTAGAGCCGGCGGGTGTCGGTGTCGCCCAGCACGACGGCCAGCGTGCGCTTGCCGGCGACGGTGTCGGTCGGGATGTCGCGCAGGTTGTTGGCCACGAGCACGGCGCAGGCGAGCAGTCCGACCCCGACCGCACCGACCACGGCCAGCGGGTTGGGCGGGCCGCTCTGCGTGAGCACGGTGCCGAGCACGGCGACCGGCCCGAAGAACACGAACACGGCGACCTCGCCGAGGCCCGCGTAGCCGTAGGGGCGGGAGCCGCCGGTGTAGAACCAGGCGCCCGCGATGCACAGCGCGCCCACCGCGATCAGCCACCACTGCCGCGACAGCGAGACCAGCGTCAGCCCGGCCAGGCCGGCCACGGCGAAGCAGCCGAACGCCACGGCGCGGACGGTGGTGGCCGCGGCGAGCTTCGAGCCGACGAGGCGCAGCGGGCCGACACGGTCGTCGTCGGTGCCGCGGATGCCGTCGGAGTAGTCGTTGGCGTAGTTGACGCCGACGACCAGGGCGACGGCGACGAGCAGCGCCAGCAGCGCCCGCCCGGGGGCGACGGTGCCGGCCCCCACGGCGACCCCGGTGCCGACCAGGACCGGGGAGACGGCGGTCGGCAGGGTGCGGGGGCGGGCGCCCTGCACCCACTCGCTCAGCGTGGCCACGGGGGAACGCTATCCGGCGGCCCGGGAGCGCGGTCCGGCCGGGAGTGGCGGCGGCTCGGGAGTTGCAGGAAGGCCACCTTGCTCACGGGAATCGTCAGCAAGGTGGCCTTCCTGCAACAGGGGAGCGGGTCAGGAGGGGGTCGCGGGCGTCGCCGTCGCGCCGGCCGAGCTGCCGCGCTCCGCGCTCGCCGCACCCTCGACCACCGCCGGGGCGCCCTCGGGGGCCGGGCCGGGGGTGCCGGTCGGGCCGGGGGCGTCCGACGGGCCGGGGACGTCGGTCGGGACGATCGCGGGGGCCGGGGAGGGTGCGTCGGTCGGGGAGAATGCGTCGGTCGGGGCAGGTGCGTCGGTCGGGGTGGGCGCGCCGGTCGCAGTGGCGGCGTCCGTCGGGGAGGCCGTGTCGGTCGGGCCCGTGATCCCGAGGTCGGTGGCCGCCGCGGCGCCGGACTGCGCCGGTGCGGCGGTGGGGGTGTCGGCGGTGCAGGCGGCGACGTCGTCGGCGTCGCTGACGTCCTGCGCCCCGATGTACTGGTCGGCGCCGATCCGCAGCCACCGGTCCGAGCCCGACGTCGTCGCGCACTCCACCGGCACGGCCGCGCGCTCGGCGGCCACGCCCACGACCTCGGCGGCCGCGTCGGGCGCCGCGAGGACGTCGACCGGGGACTCCGAGCTCACCAGCGACAGGCGGACCGAGCCGGTCCACAGGTAGTCGACGCTGACCCACGCGTTGTCGGTCAGGCCCAGCGCGTCCCAGAACAGGCCGTCGCCGAGGTCGATGCCGGCGGGGTTGGAGGGCGTGCGGCCGTACTGGTCGCGGCCGCCGTTGTAGCCGTCGGTGTGCGCGGCCTGGGCCTGCGGCACGCCCTGCGGGAGGTCCTTCCACTCCTGGCGCTGGTCGGAGGGGTTCCAGTAGTCGTCGCGGGTGTTCCAGGGGCCCACGTCCCACACCGGCGCGAACGCGCAGCGGCCGTTGGGGGCGCACACCTTGACCGAGTAGTCGCTGGTGTTCCGCGGGGCGAGCGCGCGGCGCGAGGGCAGGGCGACGAAGTGGTCGCGCTCGGCGATCACGTGCCCGTTGGCCGTGGTGCCGCCGGCCAGGCCCTCGCGGGTGGCGAAGACGCGGTAGTTGAGGGTCGCGGTCTCGACGACGGCCTCGGTGCGCGCCGCGGCGGGGTGCGCGGTGACCGTGACGCCGCGGACGGCGGGCTCCGCGGCGGGGTCGCCGGTGAGGACGAGGCGGGTCTGCACCTCCGACGTGGGCTCGGGCAGGGTCGCCGTGCCGGTGGTGGGCGTGGTGCCGGTCGTGGGGACCCACTCGGTCCAGCCGCCCGACGCGCGGCGCCCGCGGACGTCGACGGCGGCGGTGCTGCCCTCGGGCAGGTCGCCGTCGACGGCGGTCTCCACGCGGTCGGTGCGCATCCCGAGCGCGTGCGTCGGCAGCGTCAGCAGGCCGGTCGGGACCGGCGTGCCGTCGGAGTCGGCCGGGAGCAGGTGGGTGCCGGCGTGGTCGAGCCGCGCGGTGCCGCCGTCGACGACGACCCCCGCGCTCTCGCCGGCGACCAGGTCGGGGCTCCACACCGACGCCGGGACGGCCTCGGCGGCCGCCGCCGGCGCTGCCGTGCCGAGCGCGAGCGCGCCGACGACGGCCAGCAGGGTGGCGGTGCGCAACCTCATCCGCATGCTGAGAACTCCCGTGTGGTGTCTGTGACTGCTGGTGCTGGTGTTGCTTCTGATGGCGCAGCAGACCGGACGGAGGAGTAGTGGTCAATCAACTGAGAGTGAGCGCACCGAACTGATGGCGCTCCCCGTCACCCGCTCGGGTGGACGGGCCCCGGTGTCACCGTGACGAGGAGGGACACGGCCGCACGATCGGGCTTGCCGATTCCCCGGACCGGGATCTCCAGGACGTCGACGATCCGGCGCGGCACCGCGGCCCTCCCGAGCTCGGCGCGCACGGCGTCGCGGAGCCGGTCGTCGTCGGGGCGGTCCGGGCCGGGCACCACGGCGGCCGCGACGACCTGTCCCCACCGCGGGTCGGGCACCCCCACGACGCACACGTCCCGCACGCCCGGCTGCGCGGCGAGCACCCGCTCGACGGCCGCGGGCGCCACCTTCTCCCCGCCCGTGACGATCACGTCGTCGGCGCGGCCGAGCACCTCGAGCCGGCCGTCGCGCAGGCGTCCGAGGTCGCCGGTGCGGAACCGCCCGTCGAAGGCGGGCCCGCCGACGTACCCGGTGGCGAGCGTCGGGCCGCCCAGCACGATGCGGCCGTCGTCCTCCAGGTCGACGGTGACGCCGTCGAGCGGCACGCCGTCGTAGACGCAGCCGCCCGCCGTCTCGCTCATCCCGTAGGTGGTGACGACGGCGACGTCCGCGTCGAGCGCGCGGCGGCGCAGCCCGGCGTCCAGCGCGGCCCCGCCGACGAGCACCGCGCGGTAGCCGCGCAGCGCGTCGAGCGCGGCGCCGCCGGCGTCGAGGACGCGCAGGAGCTGCGTCGGCACGAGGCTGGTGTGCCGCGGGCCGGGAGGGAGCAGCGCGGTGGCGGCGGCGAAGTCGTCGGGGCGGAAGCCGCCGCGCAGGTCCTGCACCACCGGCGGCGCCCCGGCCAGCAGCGCGCGCACGACCACCTGGACCCCGGCGACGTGCTCGGCCGGCAGCGCGAGCAGCCAGCGCGCCGGCCCGCCGAGCCGGGTGGCCGTCGCCCCGGCGGACGCCCGCAGCGCGGTCGCCGACAGCGCGACCAGCTTGGGCTCGCCGGTGGACCCCGAGGTCGCGATGACGACGGCGGTGCCGGGCGGGGGCTCCCCGACGGGCGCGGGCCCCGTGTGCGGCAGGACCGCGGGGCCGCCGTCGAGCGCGTCCGCGAGGGCCGCGGTCAGGGCGTGGACGGACCCGGGGGAGCCGTCGAGGGCGAGCGTCCGCATGCCCCGAGTCCACACCGTGGCCGTGGCCGGGGCCCGATCGGGGCACCCGCCGCCCGGGACCGTGACGGTCCGTGCCGATCGCGCCACCCACACGGGGAGCCCGCTCACGCGGACGGGACGCAACACCGCAGCTCACGGGCCCGATAAGCAGGCATGGAGATCATGAGCTGGGCCGCGGCCGGGGTGACGGCGTGGATGGCGCTGTCCGTGCCGCTCGCTCTCCTCGTGGGTGCGGCGATCCGGGCCGGCGCCGCGGGCGGGCAGCGGACCACCCTGCGGCGCCAGCCCGCCTACCAGCGGCACGGGCTGGGCTGCGCCGGCGGGCGGATGGTGCGCGGGGTGGCCTGAGGCCCGCCGCCGGGAGATCAGTAGTGCCAGGGGTACGCGGCCCAGTCGGGGTCGCGCTTCTGCAGGAACGCGTCGCGGCCCTCGACGGCCTCGTCGGTCATGTAGGCCAGCCGCGTGGCCTCGCCGGCGAACAGCTGCTGGCCGACCAGCCCGTCGTCGGTGAGGTTGAAGGCGTACTTGAGCATCCGCTGCGCCGTCGGCGACTTCCCGTTGACCTCCTTCGCCCACTGCAGCGCCGTCGCCTCCAGCTCCGCGTGCGGCACGACCGCGTTGACCGCGCCCATGCGGTGCGCGTCGGCGGCGGAGTAGGTGCGGCCCAGGAAGAAGATCTCGCGGGCGAACTTCTGCCCCACCTGCTTGGCCAGGTACGCCGAGCCGTAGCCGCCGTCGAAGCTGCCCACGTCGGCGTCGGTCTGCTTGAAGCGGGCGTGCTCGGCGCTGGCGAGCGTCAGGTCGGCCACCGCGTGCAGCGAGTGCCCGCCGCCGGCCGCCCACCCGTTGACGACCGCGATCACGACCTTGGGCATGAACCGGATCAGCCGCTGGCACTCGAGGATGTGCAGGCGCCCGGCGCGCCCGGCCTGGACCGTGTCGGCCGTGTCCCCGTCCGCGTACTGGTAGCCGGTGCGGCCGCGGATGCGCTGGTCGCCGCCCGAGCAGAACGCCCACACCCCGTCCTTGGGCGCCGGGCCGTTGCCGGTGAGCAGGACGCAGCCGACGTCCGGGCTCTGGCGGGCGTGGTCGAGTGCGCGGTAGAGCTCGTCGACGGTGCCGGGGCGGAACGCGTTGCGCACCTCGGGCCGGTCGAACGCGATGCGCACGGCTCCGGTGTCGACGGCGCGGTGGTAGGTGATGTCGACGAAGTCGAACCCCTCCACCGGGCGCCACGCGGAGGGGTCGAACGTCTCGGAGACCTGTTCGGGCACGGCCCGCACCTTACGGATCGCGTGCGCGGAGTCCGTGCACACCGTGCCGTCGGCGTGCACACGCCGGGAGCCGTGCACCGCGGCCACCGGGTGTGCACGGCCGCGCGGGGTGGCGGCCGGTCTGCGAGGCTGGGGTCGTGACCGACGTGGTGACCAGCACCCGGGGCCGGGCCGGGCTGGTCGCGGCCGTGGCCGCCCCCGGGATCCTGGTCGCCGCGGCCGGGCTGCTCCACCCCCGCGCGCTCGCCCCGTCGACGGCGCCGCTGTGGTGGCAGCTGCACGTCGTCCTGCTGCCGCTGTTCCCGCTGCTGGCCGTCGCGCTGTGGGTGCTGCTGCGCGGCGAGCGCGGGCCGCTGGCGTGGGCGGCGCGGGTGGCCGCGTACGTCTACGCCGCCTTCTACACCGCGCTCGACGTGCTGGCCGGGATCGCCGCCGGGTACCTCGTCGACCGCGCGCAGGGCGGCAGCCAGGAGGCGCTCGACCTGCGGGCGCTGGGCAACGACCTCGGGATGGTCGGCTCGTGGGCGTTCCTCGCGGCCGCGGTGCTCACCGGGGTCCTGCTGGTGCGCCGGCACGGGCGGGGCGCGCTGCCCGGCGCGGTGGTCCTGCTCGGCGGCGCGGCGACCTTCCTGCACGGGCACGTCTACTGGCCGACCGGCGGCCTCGCGGTGCTGGCGATCGGGGTCGGCTGCGGGTTGCTGGCGGCTGCCGCGGCACCGGCCGCCGCCGCGCACTCCTCCCCGGCCTGAGCCCGGACTGGCAGGATCGCGGTCGTGCAGACCCTGCCCAAGGGCGCCAACGCGCCGCTCCCTCCCGGTCCCGTCTCGGTGCGCGTCACGGCCGCCGCCCCCGTCGACATCTCCGCGCTGCTCGTCGCGGCCACCGGCAAGGTGCGCGGCGACGCGGACTTCGTGTTCTACAACCAGCCGCAGGCGCCGGGCGTGCGCTACAACCCCGACGGCGTCGACGTCGACCCGGGCGCGGTCGAGGACGCCATCGAGACGGTGGTCGTCACCGCGAGCCTCGACGGCCGCGGCCCCGCGACGTTCGGTGCGCTCGGCGGGCTGCGGATGGACGTGGCCGTCGCCGGCACGCCGGTCGTGACGTTCACCCCCGACGGCCTCGGCGCGGAGACGGCGCTGCTGTGCGTCGAGATCTACCGGCGGGGCGCGCAGTGGAAGGTCCGCGCGGTCGGCCAGGGCTACGCCAACGGGCTGGGCGGGATCGCGACCGACTACGGCATCTCGGTCGACGACGAGCCGGCCCCCGTGGAGCAGCAGGCGGCACCTGTGCCGCAGGCGCCGTCCGTCGTCAACCTCGACAAGGGCAAGGTGTCGCTGGCCAAGCGGCAGACGGTGTCGCTGACCAAGACCGGCGCGCCGCCGCTGCGCCGCGTCGCCATGGGGCTGGGCTGGGACCCGGCGCAGGGCGGGCGCAGCATCGACCTGGACGCGTCGGCGATCGTGATCGGCAGCCGCGGCAAGAAGACCGACTCGGTGTGGTTCATGTCCAAGAGCGCGTTCAAGGGCGCGCTGGAGCACTCGGGCGACAACCTGACCGGCCACGGCGAGGGCGACGACGAGACGATCGAGGTCGACCTCGCGAAGCTCCCGGACGACGCGCAGGCGATCGTGTTCGTCGTCAACTCGTTCCAGGGGCAGCGGTTCACCGAGGTCAGCCGCGCGTACTGCCGGTTGATCGACCTGGACACCCGCGCCGAGCTCGTCCGCTTCGAGCTGACCGACTCCCAGCCGCACACGGGCGTGATCATGAGCGTGCTGCGCCGGGCGGGTGCCGCGTGGACGATGACCGCGATCGGCGAGTTCCACGACGGCAAGACCGTCCGCGCGATGTACGGGCCCGCCGAGCAGCTGCTCCGGGGCCTGGACTAGCCGTGGAGCAGGTCCGCTCCGACGGGATGGACGCGCGCGTGCTCGGTGCGCTGCGCGCCGCCGTCATCTCCGGGGAGCTCGCGCCCGGGTCGCTGCACTCGGTGCAGGCGCTGGCGACGCAGCTCGGCGTCTCGCGCACCCCGGTCCGCGAGGCGCTGATCAAGCTGGCGCAGCTCGGGATGGTGCGGTTCGAGCGCAACCGCGGCGTGCGGGTGCTGCAGACCTCGCTGCACGACCTCGAGGAGGTCTTCGCGCTGCGGCTGCTGCTGGAGGTGCCAGCGACGCGCCGGGCCTGCGAGCTGCTCGACGCGGCCGGGCGCCGGGAGCTGCGGCGCATCTTCCGGGCGATGGAGCGCGCCGCCGACGCCGACGACGACTTCGCGCTGTGGGAGCACGACCGGCACTTCCACCGCGCGCTGCTGCAGGCCTCGGGCAACACGCGCCTGGCGCACTACGTCGACGGGCTGCGCGACACGGTGCTGCGCCGCGGCGTGTCGACGGCGCGGTCGTCGCGGTCGCTGCACGAGATCGTCGCGGAGCACCTGGTCGTGCTGGAGCGCATCGAGGCCGCCGACGCCGACGGCGCGGCCGCCGCGATGCGGGCCCACGTGCTGCACACCGCCGAGCTCCTCATCGCCCAGGAGAGCGGGGAACCGGTGGGCTCGCTGGAGATCGACCTCGTGTGGACCGATGGACGCGTGCGCACGGATTGACGAGTGGCATGTCACATGTCACGGTGCGCACAGGCGCGTCCGAGCGCGTCGCTCGACGGCGAGAGGATCCCCATGGCCACAGCGAACAAGGTCACCGTCATCCCCTGCGGGGCGATGTCCGCAGACCTCACCTGGCTCCTGCTCAAGCCCGGCAAGTCCATCACCGACCGGAACCACAAGGACGGGCCCGCCCCCTGGGTCGACGTCCCCACGCACTGCGTGCTGGTGGAGACCGACGAGGGCAAGGTCCTCTGGGACACCAGCTGTCCGAGTGACTGGGAGGACCGCTGGGCCCCCACCGGGCTGCAGGACTTCTTCCCCTACGACAAGGTGTCCGACGACGAGTACCTCGACGCGCGGCTCACCCAGCTGGGCGTCGGCCTCGACGAGATCGACTACGTGATCCTGTCGCACCTGCACTTCGACCACGCCGGCAACGCGCAGATGTTCAAGAAGACCAACGCGAAGCTGGTCTGCCACGAGCGCGAGAAGGACTTCGCGTTCAACTTCGAGGGCCCCTTCAACGGCGCGCACCTCAAGGCCGACTACGAGGGACTGGACTTCCAGACCGTCTCCGGCGACACGGAGTTCCTCCCCGGCATCACGCTCATCGAGACCCCCGGCCACACCGTCGGCACGATGTCGATGCAGGTGGACCTCCCCGACACCGGCACGATGATCTTCACCTCCGACGCCGTCTACATGGGCGAGAGCTTCGGCCCGCCCGCCACGCCGGCCGCGATCGTCAACAACCTCGAGGACTTCTACAAGTCCGTCGAGAAGCTGCGCGGCATCCAGGAGAAGACGAACGCGACGATGGTGTTCGGCCACGACGCCGAGCAGATCCACCAGCTGCGCGTGGCGCCGGAGGGCTCGTACACGTGACCGCCGACGTACTTCTTCCCGCGGAGGCGAGATCATGACAGGCATCGAACTCAAGGAAGAGACGATCTTCACCTGGGGGGCGCCCCCGCTGAAGTTCGGCGCGGGTGCGTCGGACGAGATCGGCTTCGAGATGTCGGGCTACGGCGTCAAGCGGGTCCTGATCGTCACCGACCCCGGCGTCAGCGCGCTGGGCATCCCGCAGCGCATCGCCGACACGCTGGCGCGCTACGAGA contains these protein-coding regions:
- a CDS encoding 1,4-dihydroxy-2-naphthoate polyprenyltransferase, whose product is MATLSEWVQGARPRTLPTAVSPVLVGTGVAVGAGTVAPGRALLALLVAVALVVGVNYANDYSDGIRGTDDDRVGPLRLVGSKLAAATTVRAVAFGCFAVAGLAGLTLVSLSRQWWLIAVGALCIAGAWFYTGGSRPYGYAGLGEVAVFVFFGPVAVLGTVLTQSGPPNPLAVVGAVGVGLLACAVLVANNLRDIPTDTVAGKRTLAVVLGDTDTRRLYVALVAIPFLLSALAGLRGWPMLLALLALPLAVPPARQVLGGADGRALVRVLGATGVLLLAWSVLTAVGAAVTALV
- the menE gene encoding o-succinylbenzoate--CoA ligase yields the protein MRTLALDGSPGSVHALTAALADALDGGPAVLPHTGPAPVGEPPPGTAVVIATSGSTGEPKLVALSATALRASAGATATRLGGPARWLLALPAEHVAGVQVVVRALLAGAPPVVQDLRGGFRPDDFAAATALLPPGPRHTSLVPTQLLRVLDAGGAALDALRGYRAVLVGGAALDAGLRRRALDADVAVVTTYGMSETAGGCVYDGVPLDGVTVDLEDDGRIVLGGPTLATGYVGGPAFDGRFRTGDLGRLRDGRLEVLGRADDVIVTGGEKVAPAAVERVLAAQPGVRDVCVVGVPDPRWGQVVAAAVVPGPDRPDDDRLRDAVRAELGRAAVPRRIVDVLEIPVRGIGKPDRAAVSLLVTVTPGPVHPSG
- the ccsB gene encoding c-type cytochrome biogenesis protein CcsB; translation: MLALYSDRLFMAAVGVYVLAMVLHAAEFAAARSAKPVLVGAGGPDGDGRPVEEARPRGERFARMAVSLTVLGALLHLGSIVTRGVAAERWPLGNMYEFTSAICLAAVVGWLVMLRRSPVTRAVGPFVLLPVVVLLFLAGTVLYAQAAPVVPALQSYWLVIHVTTITISSGLLLVPGVASILFLLRGSGRLGGRLAERLPSSDVLDRLAYRTTIIAFPLFTFAVIAGAIWAEAAWGRFWGWDPKETVAFVSWVIYAAYLHARATAGWRAARAAWINVAGFATVLFNLFFINMVVAGLHSYAGLG
- a CDS encoding MinD/ParA family ATP-binding protein, whose product is MTERDSEGDGDYPDGSVGRYVREQWGAAPTPRKTRPYVAPVRHPEPAEEPAPEPGGEAPAGDASLPLRPSAPPPAPSSRLDELSGHDDVDAWAERGRAAAHRAPAAPTDAPPRRAPDVPDPRTADPHPAPERAAGPPPPRPPRPPFGAGPSGSVPSGSVPSGSGPSGSVPSGAVPSGSVPPASAPVPAPSVNGSAPADPGPRTPPRGAPRWTDPGAVAAQEAQQARNPGQPDLSSARLLRPTKRPPQSGWRRLVYVLSGRLFNPGESPADVRRRELTVRINQPLLGCYKIGVLSLKGGVGKTTMTATLGATFASLRGDRVVAVDANPDRGTLSQKIPLETSATVRNLLRDAQRVRRYTDVRAYTSQGASRLEVLASEQDPAVSEAFSEDDYRRTVNLLEHFYNIVLTDCGTGLMHSAMYGVLGVADQLIIVSSSSIDGARSASATMDWLDAHGHGDLVRNAVAVVNSVSRSSGGVDLDRVAEHFAARCRAVVRIPFDAHLQEGAEVDLDRLEPATRLALLELAAAVADAFASAHSSGS
- a CDS encoding DUF4229 domain-containing protein; the encoded protein is MTSPSAPGLLPTVGLYALARLGLVALVAVLLVLAGVPVVVSVLVALIVALPLSMVLFRGLRSRLDAALAESSRRRSVEREALRSRLRGE
- a CDS encoding TerD family protein, which produces MQTLPKGANAPLPPGPVSVRVTAAAPVDISALLVAATGKVRGDADFVFYNQPQAPGVRYNPDGVDVDPGAVEDAIETVVVTASLDGRGPATFGALGGLRMDVAVAGTPVVTFTPDGLGAETALLCVEIYRRGAQWKVRAVGQGYANGLGGIATDYGISVDDEPAPVEQQAAPVPQAPSVVNLDKGKVSLAKRQTVSLTKTGAPPLRRVAMGLGWDPAQGGRSIDLDASAIVIGSRGKKTDSVWFMSKSAFKGALEHSGDNLTGHGEGDDETIEVDLAKLPDDAQAIVFVVNSFQGQRFTEVSRAYCRLIDLDTRAELVRFELTDSQPHTGVIMSVLRRAGAAWTMTAIGEFHDGKTVRAMYGPAEQLLRGLD
- a CDS encoding 1,4-dihydroxy-2-naphthoyl-CoA synthase yields the protein MPEQVSETFDPSAWRPVEGFDFVDITYHRAVDTGAVRIAFDRPEVRNAFRPGTVDELYRALDHARQSPDVGCVLLTGNGPAPKDGVWAFCSGGDQRIRGRTGYQYADGDTADTVQAGRAGRLHILECQRLIRFMPKVVIAVVNGWAAGGGHSLHAVADLTLASAEHARFKQTDADVGSFDGGYGSAYLAKQVGQKFAREIFFLGRTYSAADAHRMGAVNAVVPHAELEATALQWAKEVNGKSPTAQRMLKYAFNLTDDGLVGQQLFAGEATRLAYMTDEAVEGRDAFLQKRDPDWAAYPWHY
- a CDS encoding BldC family transcriptional regulator, producing the protein MAAPSSSDERLLTPGEVAGLFRVDPKTVTRWASAGRIGSIRTPGGHRRFRESEVRGLLADLTSEATLPPAHG